The Kwoniella mangroviensis CBS 8507 chromosome 1 map unlocalized Ctg02, whole genome shotgun sequence genome window below encodes:
- a CDS encoding T-complex protein 1, beta subunit: MNVFADEATEERGENARLSSFVGAMALGDLVKSTLGPKGMNKILQSASTSQITVTNDGATILKSIHLDNPAAKILVNISKVQDDEVGDGTTSVCVLASELLREAEKLVTIQKIHPQTVVEGFRIASKASLEALEQSAENNSNDETKFRNDLFNIARTTLSSKVLSQDKDYFANLAVDAVLRLKGSTDLEHIQIIKKPGGKLTDSYLDEGFILDKTIATNSPKRIENAKILIANTSMDTDKIKIFGARVRVDGTGKLAELERAEKEKMKAKVQAIAAHGVTCFVNRQLIYNYPESLLAESGIMSIEHADFEGVERLALVTGGEIASTFDAPDKVKIGRCDLIEEIMIGEDKLIKFSGVAAGQACTVVLRGATSQMVEEAERSLHDALSVLSQTVKETRVTLGGGCAEMLMSCKVEEAARTVKGKKALAVEGFARALRQMPTILADNGGYDSSDLVTKLRAAHYEGRSDAGLDMEKGEIGSMKELGVTESYKLKKQVVVSASEAAEMILRVDNILRSTPRRREAH; this comes from the exons ATGAACGTATTtgctgatgag GCCACCGAAGAGAGAGGTGAAAATGCTCGTTTGTCATCATTTGTCGGTGCTATGGCCCTCGGTGATTTGGTCAAATCGACTCTGGGACCAAAGGGAATGAACAAGATACTAC AATCCGCTTCTACCAGTCAGATCACCGTGACCAACGATGGAGCTACCATTCTCAAATCGATCCACCTCGACAACCCTGCCGCCAAGATCCTAGTCAATATATCCAAAGTGCAGGACGACgaagttggagatggaacCACCTCAGTCTGCGTATTGGCATCAGAGTTATTGAGAGAAGCGGAAAAATTAGTTACCATTCAGAAAATCCATCCTCAAACTGTTGTGGAAGGATTCCGAATCGCTTCGAAAGCATCTCTTGAAGCTTTAGAACAATCAGCTGAAAACAATTCAAATGATGAAACCAAATTTAGGAATGATCTTTTCAACATTGCAAGAACTACCTTATCGTCAAAAGTGTTATCGCAAGATAAAGATTATTTTGCCAATTTGGCTGTAGATGCTGTTTTGAGGTTGAAAGGATCAACGGATTTGGAACATATTCAGATTATCAAGAAACCTGGTGGTAAATTGACGGATTCTTatcttgatgaag GGTTTATCCTTGACAAGACGATCGCTACGAACTCGCCTAAGAGGATAGAAAATGCTAAGATCTTGATTGCCAACACAT CTATGGATACggacaagatcaagatttTCGGTGCGAGAGTAAGAGTAGATGGAACAGGGAAATTggcagaattggaaagagCTGAAAAG GAAAAAATGAAGGCTAAAGTACAAGCTATCGCCGCTCACGGTGTAACATGTTTCGTCAACCGACAACTCATCTACAACTACCCTGAATCCCTTCTTGCCGAATCTGGAATCATGTCGATCGAACATGCCGATTTCGAAGGTGTTGAGAGGTTGGCTTTGGTCACTGGTGGTGAGATCGCAAGTACATTCGATGCGCCTGATAAGGTGAAGATCGGTAGATGTGATTTGATTGAGGAGATCATGATTGGTGaagacaag CTTATCAAGTTCTCGGGTGTCGCTGCTGGACAAGCATGTACCGTAGTCTTACGGGGAGCCACTTCTCAGATGGTCGAAGAGGCTGAACGATCCTTGCATGATGCCTTATCAGTCTTATCACAAACAGTGAAAGAAACCCGAGTGACATTGGGAGGAGGATGTGCcgagatgttgatgtcatGTAAAGTTGAGGAAGCTGCCCGAACAGTCAAGGGTAAAAAAGCTTTGGCTGTAGAAGGTTTCGCAAGGGCTTTGAGACAAATGCCAACTATCTTGGCTGATAATGGTGGATACGACTCGAGTGATTTGGTAACTAAGTTGAGAGCTGCTCATTACGAGGGAAGATCGGATGCTGGtttag ATATGGAGAAAGGCGAAATTGGATCTATGAAAGAGTTGGGTGTGACCGAGTCGTACAAGCTCAAGAAACAAGTGGTAGTCAGTGCGAGCGAGGCTGCGGAGATGATTCTACG TGTCGATAACATCTTGCGAAGTACACCAAGACGTCGTGAAGCTCATTAG